One Oncorhynchus clarkii lewisi isolate Uvic-CL-2024 chromosome 28, UVic_Ocla_1.0, whole genome shotgun sequence genomic region harbors:
- the LOC139387075 gene encoding uncharacterized protein: MDTSMDTGTLATSFHVWRYRQHFIFKEVKDKNIIVQCVLCKPKIRMLSTSKNSTSNLKKHLERKHPSMYLKSPKVEMNGPNGPTTSDSPKEPKYKKSKLESLVHQMTSQPKVNALVFNFMVDDVQSLSVLEQPAFRKLIEGLSGGKMSMTRNTFINRIEMAFSKMKDKLKENLDSVQSVCTTADIWTAHNRSYIGMTCHWIEKNELERKSAALACARIRGAHTFDTIAAKINEIHVAYNIENKLQATVTDNGSNFVKVFKEFSKGDNENDEDDNVEFEDVGTILDGADEAMHLFLLPHQKCASHALNLIASHDLAQALSQGETAQVYYSAMAKCSVVWNRVHQSPLTIAAVEDIEKMKLTAPCESRWNSEYCAVEKMVSLPETKLMDVCDSLGVPRLLSYEIAFLKEYVDVFKPLAFALDLFQGEQKCFLGLVIPTVLTLKKKLCEKKTLTLYLFDVINPVLEAIDSRFKQLFASLDAKMATATTPQFRLWWLPEAEREDMHLMLVAEATPMELTDGAPIGSDDMQSEDEFFSFGPGTGNSDTEEEVRRYLEGTSKNLSCLKYFPRVRNLFLKFNTILPSSAPVERLFSHNGNILTPQRNGLTDDQFEQVLLLRYNSKICTQDKIFPE, translated from the exons ATGGATACCAGTATGGATACCGGTACTCTTGCCACATCGTTCCACGTATGGCGATATCGACAACATTTTATTTTCAAGGAAGTAAAAGACAAGAATATAATCGTTCAATGTGTTCTATGCAAACCCAAAATCCGCATGCTGTCTACCTCCAAGAACTCGACATCAAATCTGAAGAAACATTTAGAG aGAAAGCATCCCAGCATGTATCTAAAGTCCCCTAAAGTTGAGATGAATGGACCAAATGGACCAACCACCTCAGATTCTCCTAAGGAGCCAAAGTACAAGAAATCCAAGCTGGAAAGCCTAGTCCATCAAATGACATCACAGCCAAAAGTGAACGCCCTGGTCTTCAACTTCATGGTGGATGATGTCCAATCGCTGTCTGTCTTGGAACAGCCTGCGTTCAGGAAGCTGATTGAGGGTTTAAGTGGAGGGAAGATGTCCATGACCCGAAATACATTTATCAATAGAATTGAGATGGCATTCTCCAAAATGAAGGATAAACTAAAGGAAAATCTGGACAGTGTACAATCAGTGTGCACTACAGCGGATATCTGGACAGCCCACAACAGAAGCTACATTGGGATGACATGTCATTGGATTGAGAAGAATGAGCTGGAGAGGAAGTCTGCTGCACTTGCCTGTGCCAGAATACGGGGCGCACACACATTTGATACAATTGCAGCCAAGATAAACGAGATTCATGTGGCCTACAATATTGAAAACAAACTTCAGGCTACTGTCACTGATAATGGCAGCAACTTCGTCAAAGTCTTTAAAGAGTTTTCAAAGGGGGACAATGAAAATGATGAAGATGACAATGTTGAATTTGAGGACGTGGGCACCATTCTTGATGGAGCAGATGAGGCCATGCACCTCTTTCTGCTGCCGCACCAGAAATGTGCATCACACGCATTGAATCTGATTGCCTCCCATGACCTAGCGCAAGCTCTATCACAGGGAGAAACTGCCCAAGTGTACTACAGCGCAATGGCCAAGTGTTCTGTAGTATGGAACAGAGTCCACCAATCCCCATTGACTATAGCAGCAGTGGAGGACATAGAGAAAATGAAATTGACTGCTCCTTGTGAGAGTCGCTGGAATTCTGAATACTGTGCAGTGGAAAAGATGGTTTCTCTCCCTGAAACAAAACTAATGGATGTTTGTGACAGCCTGGGGGTCCCAAGACTGCTATCTTACGAGATAGCATTTTTAAAAGAATATGTAGATGTCTTCAAGCCACTTGCTTTTGCACTGGACCTCTTCCAAGGAGAGCAAAAATGTTTTCTTGGACTGGTCATACCTACGGTACTCACATTGAAGAAAAAGCTATGTGAGAAGAAAACTCTTACACTCTATCTCTTCGACGTAATCAACCCTGTTCTAGAAGCAATAGATTCCCGCTTCAAACAGCTGTTTGCTAGTCTGGATGCAAAAATGGCAACAGCAACTACTCCACAATTTCGTTTGTGGTGGCTACCAGAAGCTGAGAGAGAAGACATGCATTTGATGCTAGTAGCTGAGGCGACCCCAATGGAGCTGACTGATGGTGCACCAATCGGCAGCGACGACATGCAGTCAGAAGATGAATTCTTCAGTTTCGGACCTGGGACCGGCAACAGTGACACAGAAGAGGAAGTCCGGAGGTACCTAGAGGGAACCAGCAAAAATCTCAGCTGCCTGAAATACTTCCCAAGAGTAAGAAATCTGTTCCTCAAATTCAACACCATCCTACCCTCAAGTGCTCCTGTGGAGCGCCTCTTCAGTCATAATGGGAACATTCTCACCCCCCAAAGGAATGGTCTGACTGATGATCAGTTTGAGCAAGTTCTCCTTTTGCGTTACAACAGCAAAATATGCACACAGGACAAAATATTCCCTGAATGA
- the LOC139387076 gene encoding E3 ubiquitin/ISG15 ligase TRIM25 isoform X1 — translation MPSIVPFPFCVPVDKTVVMASLEEELTCSVCRDVFSQAQPLPCGHSFCPACVRDAWGHGEAGVRGRFTCAQCQEEQGVVACDCCPPVGDGDQSGNAAAVKTCLRCEVSLCAEHLKPHLERPAFKTHLLVEPLGDLSHRRCPAHEEMFRYYCADERVYVCADCLLEGGHTQHRVKGLRKVEEDLKVILQSLLQKADEKLNKGEQILQEHRNTDRTITDLSVADDSQVERMGIALQLQVERLVLALRESTRKERQQAVDRLQNNCSRVREDLSQTRDIHHYLGSLLEETDPFLLIWAFQSDDSRLLADLNCPLFTPDSLSLDRKYIMEDIESKYREFITETLRCLTELKRELLTSPLTLDTNSAHPLLSISDGLRSAMRVKQRLPCATHPDRFDHWAQVLTVQTFSSGTHYWELEAEGFWDIAVSYRSIGRKGKEGTAFGNNKMSWSLTQQHDRKLAAWHNRRKTRLSSRMSGNRVGVALDYGIGTITFSEVGPSNTLTHLHTFSTSFNQPVCLGFGLYKAELHSRISIVRV, via the exons ATGCCTTCCATT GTGCCTTTTCCTTTTTGTGTTCCTGTTGACAAAACGGTTGTCATGGCGTCCCTGGAGGAGGAGTTGACGTGTTCAGTGTGCCGCGACGTCTTCAGCCAGGCCCAGCCCTTGCCGTGCGGCCACAGCTTCTGCCCAGCATGTGTGCGAGACGCCTGGGGCCACGGGGAGGCGGGGGTCAGGGGTCGCTTCACCTGCGCACAGTGTCAGGAGGAACAGGGGGTTGTGGCGTGTGACTGCTGCCCCCCCGTGGGGGATGGGGACCAGTCTGGGAACGCTGCGGCGGTGAAGACCTGTCTGCGCTGTGAGGTGTCTCTGTGTGCCGAGCACCTGAAGCCCCACCTGGAGCGGCCCGCCTTCAAGACACACTTGCTAGTGGAACCTCTGGGAGACCTGTCCCACCGCAGGTGTCCTGCCCATGAGGAGATGTTCCGCTACTACTGTGCAGACGAGCGGGTGTACGTGTGTGCAGACTGTTTATTGGAGGGTGGCCACACACAGCACCGGGTTAAAGGACTGAGAAAGGTGGAGGAGGACCTGAAG GTCATCCTCCAGAGTCTTCTCCAGAAAGCAGATGAGAAGCTGAATAAAGGTGAACAGATCCTCCAAGAGCACCGGAACACTGACCGCACTATAACA GACTTGTCTGTGGCAGATGACTCCCAGGTGGAGCGTATGGGTATAGCCCTGCAGCTGCAGGTGGAGAGGCTGGTGCTGGCCCTGAGGGAGAGCACCAGGAAAGAGAGGCAGCAGGCCGTGGATCGCCTCCAGAACAACTGCAGCAGGGTTCGAGAGGACCTGAGCCAGACCCGGGACATCCACCACTACCTGGGCTCCTTGCTGGAGGAGACAGACCCCTTCCTGCTCATCTGG GCATTTCAATCTGATGACTCAAG GCTGCTTGCGGACCTGAACTGTCCCTTGTTCACTCCTGACTCCCTCAGCCTGGACAGGAAGTATATTATGGAGGATATCGAGAGCAAGTACAGAGAGTTCATCACCGAGACACTGCGCTGTCTCACCGAACTCAAGAGGGAGCTCT TAACAAGTCCGTTGACTCTGGACACTAACTCTGCCCATCCTCTCCTGAGCATTTCGGACGGCCTGCGGTCAGCCATGCGGGTCAAACAGCGCCTTCCGTGTGCCACTCACCCTGACCGCTTTGACCACTGGGCTCAAGTCCTGACCGTCCAGACCTTCTCCTCAGGAACCCATTACTGGGAGCTGGAGGCAGAGGGCTTCTGGGACATTGCGGTGTCCTACCGGAGCATCGGGCGGAAAGGGAAGGAGGGCACTGCCTTTGGAAATAACAAG ATGTCTTGGAGCCTGACGCAGCAGCATGACAGGAAGCTGGCTGCCTGGCACAACCGCAGGAAGACCCGCCTTTCCAGCCGGATGTCAGGAAACCGTGTGGGTGTGGCCCTGGATTATGGCATAGGCACAATCACCTTCTCAGAGGTGGGGCCTTCCAACACCCTGACCCACTTGCACACCTTCAGCACCTCCTTCAACCAGCCTGTGTGCCTAGGGTTTGGCCTCTACAAGGCTGAGCTCCACAGCAGAATCTCTATAGTGAGGGTGTGA
- the LOC139387076 gene encoding E3 ubiquitin/ISG15 ligase TRIM25 isoform X2, with amino-acid sequence MASLEEELTCSVCRDVFSQAQPLPCGHSFCPACVRDAWGHGEAGVRGRFTCAQCQEEQGVVACDCCPPVGDGDQSGNAAAVKTCLRCEVSLCAEHLKPHLERPAFKTHLLVEPLGDLSHRRCPAHEEMFRYYCADERVYVCADCLLEGGHTQHRVKGLRKVEEDLKVILQSLLQKADEKLNKGEQILQEHRNTDRTITDLSVADDSQVERMGIALQLQVERLVLALRESTRKERQQAVDRLQNNCSRVREDLSQTRDIHHYLGSLLEETDPFLLIWAFQSDDSRLLADLNCPLFTPDSLSLDRKYIMEDIESKYREFITETLRCLTELKRELLTSPLTLDTNSAHPLLSISDGLRSAMRVKQRLPCATHPDRFDHWAQVLTVQTFSSGTHYWELEAEGFWDIAVSYRSIGRKGKEGTAFGNNKMSWSLTQQHDRKLAAWHNRRKTRLSSRMSGNRVGVALDYGIGTITFSEVGPSNTLTHLHTFSTSFNQPVCLGFGLYKAELHSRISIVRV; translated from the exons ATGGCGTCCCTGGAGGAGGAGTTGACGTGTTCAGTGTGCCGCGACGTCTTCAGCCAGGCCCAGCCCTTGCCGTGCGGCCACAGCTTCTGCCCAGCATGTGTGCGAGACGCCTGGGGCCACGGGGAGGCGGGGGTCAGGGGTCGCTTCACCTGCGCACAGTGTCAGGAGGAACAGGGGGTTGTGGCGTGTGACTGCTGCCCCCCCGTGGGGGATGGGGACCAGTCTGGGAACGCTGCGGCGGTGAAGACCTGTCTGCGCTGTGAGGTGTCTCTGTGTGCCGAGCACCTGAAGCCCCACCTGGAGCGGCCCGCCTTCAAGACACACTTGCTAGTGGAACCTCTGGGAGACCTGTCCCACCGCAGGTGTCCTGCCCATGAGGAGATGTTCCGCTACTACTGTGCAGACGAGCGGGTGTACGTGTGTGCAGACTGTTTATTGGAGGGTGGCCACACACAGCACCGGGTTAAAGGACTGAGAAAGGTGGAGGAGGACCTGAAG GTCATCCTCCAGAGTCTTCTCCAGAAAGCAGATGAGAAGCTGAATAAAGGTGAACAGATCCTCCAAGAGCACCGGAACACTGACCGCACTATAACA GACTTGTCTGTGGCAGATGACTCCCAGGTGGAGCGTATGGGTATAGCCCTGCAGCTGCAGGTGGAGAGGCTGGTGCTGGCCCTGAGGGAGAGCACCAGGAAAGAGAGGCAGCAGGCCGTGGATCGCCTCCAGAACAACTGCAGCAGGGTTCGAGAGGACCTGAGCCAGACCCGGGACATCCACCACTACCTGGGCTCCTTGCTGGAGGAGACAGACCCCTTCCTGCTCATCTGG GCATTTCAATCTGATGACTCAAG GCTGCTTGCGGACCTGAACTGTCCCTTGTTCACTCCTGACTCCCTCAGCCTGGACAGGAAGTATATTATGGAGGATATCGAGAGCAAGTACAGAGAGTTCATCACCGAGACACTGCGCTGTCTCACCGAACTCAAGAGGGAGCTCT TAACAAGTCCGTTGACTCTGGACACTAACTCTGCCCATCCTCTCCTGAGCATTTCGGACGGCCTGCGGTCAGCCATGCGGGTCAAACAGCGCCTTCCGTGTGCCACTCACCCTGACCGCTTTGACCACTGGGCTCAAGTCCTGACCGTCCAGACCTTCTCCTCAGGAACCCATTACTGGGAGCTGGAGGCAGAGGGCTTCTGGGACATTGCGGTGTCCTACCGGAGCATCGGGCGGAAAGGGAAGGAGGGCACTGCCTTTGGAAATAACAAG ATGTCTTGGAGCCTGACGCAGCAGCATGACAGGAAGCTGGCTGCCTGGCACAACCGCAGGAAGACCCGCCTTTCCAGCCGGATGTCAGGAAACCGTGTGGGTGTGGCCCTGGATTATGGCATAGGCACAATCACCTTCTCAGAGGTGGGGCCTTCCAACACCCTGACCCACTTGCACACCTTCAGCACCTCCTTCAACCAGCCTGTGTGCCTAGGGTTTGGCCTCTACAAGGCTGAGCTCCACAGCAGAATCTCTATAGTGAGGGTGTGA
- the LOC139386755 gene encoding free fatty acid receptor 3-like: MIGIVVDWIIFLIGFPAVCLASYALFSLVKAGRVAPVYVINLLISDLLQITMTLVFIFSRFFDTTCLPFMMARCLSRIFVRLGLCTSLGFMLLISLERYMVVVCPLWYRLRRSVKNSILVSLSLWALALVYVTFDYIFLIDMRYSLTIFSAISLLPAPFLVLLFLVTQRALSRSMAFRGAERRRRILGTLGLVLGSYALLFLPYSIRNLYYSIKPHAPSVSDPVRDLSSVITSALLYLSPLTDCFLYIFMRRDLRDTVDAFPCCRRLLNVGDGNRSSRQTDQGDTQTGP; this comes from the coding sequence ATGATAGGTATTGTGGTGGACTGGATCATATTCCTCATAGGATTTCCTGCCGTCTGCCTGGCCAGTTATGCCCTGTTCAGTTTGGTCAAAGCCGGCCGAGTGGCTCCTGTCTACGTGATCAACCTGCTCATctcagaccttctccagatcacCATGACGCTGGTCTTCATTTTCAGTAGGTTCTTTGACACCACATGTTTGCCTTTCATGATGGCCCGCTGCCTGTCAAGGATCTTTGTTCGTCTGGGCCTCTGCACCAGCCTGGGCTTCATGTTGTTGATCTCCCTGGAGAGGTACATGGTGGTGGTCTGTCCTCTGTGGTACCGCCTCCGACGCTCAGTCAAAAACTCCATCCTGGTCTCTCTGAGCCTCTGGGCACTGGCACTGGTTTACGTTACCTTTGATTACATATTCTTGATCGACATGCGGTATTCACTGACGATTTTCTCTGCCATCTCCCTGTTGCCTGCCCCTTTCCTGGTGTTGCTGTTCTTGGTCACTCAGAGGGCCCTCTCCAGGAGTATGGCTTTCAGGGGGGCAGAAAGAAGGAGAAGGATTCTGGGAACTCTGGGTCTGGTCCTGGGCAGTTATGCACTCCTCTTCCTCCCGTACAGCATCAGGAACCTGTACTACTCCATCAAGCCCCATGCCCCCTCAGTGTCAGACCCAGTCAGGGACCTGTCCTCTGTGATAACCAGTGCCTTGTTGTACCTAAGCCCTCTCACTGACTGCTTCCTCTACATCTTCATGAGGAGGGACCTCAGAGACACTGTGGATGCATTCCCCTGCTGCAGGAGGCTGCTCAATGTGGGAGATGGTAACAGGAGCAGTAGACAGACTGATCAGGGAGATACACAGACTGGCCCATGA